DNA from Bordetella genomosp. 13:
AGCAGGCGGCCGGCTTCCTGCGCATTCCCAATGGCGACAATCCGCTGGATGCGTCGGCGGTGCACCCGGAGGCCTATCCGGTGGTGCAGCGCATCGTGGCGCGCATCAAGGCCGACGTGAAGCAGATCATCGGCCAGCGCGAGGCCCTGAAGGGCGTGTCGCCGGCGGACTTCACCGACGAGCGCTTCGGCCTGCCGACAGTGCGCGACATCTTCGCCGAACTGGAAAAGCCCGGCCGCGATCCGCGCCCGGAGTTCAAGACGGCGCAGTTCAAGGAAGGCGTCGAAACGCTGAACGACCTGTACCCCGGCATGGTGCTCGAGGGCGTGGTCACCAACGTGGCCAACTTCGGCGCGTTCGTCGACATCGGCGTGCACCAGGACGGGCTGGTGCACATCTCCGCGCTGGCGGAGAAGTTCGTGAAGGATCCACGCGACGTGGTGCGCGTGGGCCAGACCGTGAACGTCAAGGTGCTGGAGGTCGACGTCGCGCGCAAGCGCGTGGCGCTGACCATGCGGCTGAACGACGCCGCCGAGCCGGCCCGCCGGGGCGGCAACGGCCCTGGCGCGGCGCCGCGCGGCGCCGGCGGCGAGCGCGGCGGCAGGCGGTCCGGGCAGGACGCCGGGCGGTCGGCAGCGCCCGCGAACAACGCCATGGCCGAGGCCTTCGCCAAACTCAAGCGCTGAAGGCACGGGGACGATGCCCCCGTTTCGTCACGGCGCCCGCGCCCGCGCGCGTGCCGGCTGCCTCAGACGGTCGCGCCCGGCCCGCGCATCAAGCGCACGCCCAACTGCTCCAGTACCCGGCGCGTGGCCGCGTCCGGCACGTCCTCGGCGCACACGTCGATGTCGCGCTGGCTGGCCAGGTCGATCACCGTGGACACCAGCGCCTGACTGCCGGGACTGGCCGCCAGGCCGCCCACGAAGCTTCCGCCCAGCTTCACATAGGCCAGCGGCAGGCCGTGCAGGCGCGTCAGTGCGTTGAACTGCTGCGCCAGGCGGCGCAGTCCCACCCGCGTGCCCATGCGAGCCGCCAGCCGGCACAGGTCCTCGATGCTGGCGTATTGTTCGACCAGGCCATGGGCATCGACTTCCACATACAGGCGGCGTGCCAGCGCCGGCGACTCGACCAGCAGGCGCTGCAACTGCACCAGGAAGCCGGACTGCCTGAGCGACGGCAGCGACAGGCGCACCGACAGCTCGCCGCGGTGCTGCGCCAGCCACTCCAGGCCCAGGCGCACGGCCTGCAGGTCGCAGTCGGCCGACAGGTCCAGCCGCACGGCCACGGGAATGAACATGCTGGCCGGCATGGGCTCGGCCTCGCCGCTGGCCTGCAGCGTAAGCTGCGCCTCGTGACGCACGACGTGTCCGTCCAGGTCGACGACGGGCTCGACCGCCAGCGCGTACAGGCTCAGCCGCAGGCCATTCTGGATCACTTCCTTCCAGGCCGATTCGCCCATGGTCAGCGCCGGCGGAACCTCCTCGGGAGCCAGCTGCAAGCGGTCGTCGCCCGCGTTCTCGGCCTGCATCAGCGCATGATCCAGCCGCGCCAGCACTTCGCCGACCCGCGCGCCATGCGTGTAGTTGGTCAGCGCCAGCGCCCAGCGGCACAGTTCGCCCTCGCCCACCGGAATCCGCAGGTGCCGCAATTCGGCGCGCAGACGCTCGGCCAGCAGCGTGGCCACCGGCGTGGTGGAATGCGGGAACAGCAGCGCGAAATCCGATCCGTTCAACCGGCCCAGCACCGCACCGGGATGACGTCGCGCCGCCACCGCGGCATGGATGCGGTCATAGACCATGCGCAGCCACTGGTCCACCAGCGCACGGTGCATGTGCCGGTTGATGCCGGCCAGGTCGCGCTGCCGGAACACCAGCACGTGCCCCATGGGATAGCGCCGATGCGCGGCGGCCTCTTCGCCGGACTCGGCCAGCGCGCACTCGAGCTCGTGCAGGAAGGCCTTGCGGCTGGCCGCTCCGGTGACGAGGTCGCGGTCGAGTTCTGCCTGCATGGACTCGGTGCGTGCCGCCTGCGACTCGGCCTGGGCGCGCAGCTGCTCGCGCGCCTGGTTCACGGCCTGGGCCAGGCCGGCCAGCTCCGACACGCGGGGCGCCGCGGGCGGGCCCTCCCAGATTCCCTGCCCCAGCGCGCGCACCTCGTCGCCGAGTTCGGGCAGCACGCGAAGGCGCAGCCACCGCACCAGGAACCAGGCCGAGAGCGCCCACAGCAGGCCGGCCGCCAGCACCAGCGCCGTCATGCGCACGCAGCTGCGCCACAGCGACTCCCACGCATAAGTATCGTCGGCCACGACGGTCACCGTACCCATCTGCCGCCAGCCGTCGCTGACGGCCTGTGTGGCCGACCGGGCGCGCAGCGGCACCACGTCGCGGAACCAGGCTGGCACGGCCGGGTGCGCCTGGCCGGCGCGACGCTGCACCACGGGGTTGCCCTGCGCGTCCTGGAAGCTGACTTCCCTGAAGTTTCCGCCGTCGAACAGCGCGGTGACCAGCAGCGCGCGCACCGCCGGGTCGGCGCTGCCCGGTTGCGACAGCGACAGCGCCAGCGCGACGGCCGCGTCGCGGCTCTGCATCTGCAACTGCCCCGAAAGATATTCGCGTGCCGCCGACACGCTGAGCGCCAATACTCCGGCCAGGATGACCGCGACGGCCCCGGAGACGCTCAGCAACAACCGTCGCAGGATCGACTTCGACACTTTCCTACTCGCTCCAATCAGGGTTCCAGGCCTTCCTGCCGCATGCGCAGCAGCAGTTCCCGCCACCGGCCCGCGCGATCGACAGGCGCGGCGCCGCGCTCGTCCAGGTACAGGCCGCCCGTGCTGAAGCTGAATACCGGCGTGAGGTCGGCGCGTTGCACGGCGGGAAGCACCGTATCGGCGAGGTTGTCCAGCACCAGCGGCATCGCGCCGGGCGTCGGATAGTAGCCCAGCACGATGTGCGGAATGGGTTCGGCGGCATCTGGCCGCTGCGCCTGCACGTAGATGAAGCGCAGGCGGTCGATCGGCACGCCCAGCATGGCGAGCGAAAAGTACTTTCCGATGGCGTAGTCGGCGTAGGCGCCGCGCCCGCGGGACAGGATCTCCAGCGGCGTGGCCCAGTTCATTGCCCGCCGCGCGGCGGGCGGATCGTCGGGCAGCACGCTGCGGTTCCAGAAGTCGTTGACGCGGTCCAGCTTGTCGCGCTCGGGCAGCGCGGCGTCGTTGCGCAGCTGCAGCAGCCAGGCGGACACCGCCTGCACGGCCTGGGGGCCGTAGGCGGCTTCGGCGGTCTTGCGCAGCCGTTCGGGATTCAGTTCCAGGGCGCGAGCATGACCGCTGCAGGCCAGACACAGCAATATGGTCCAGACAGCCCGCATGGCGGGGCGCAGGGATATGGACATGATGCTCGCTTGAAACGTGATGGAAGCCGTGGAGGTCCGGCGGCCATCCCGGCGCCGGGCGCCTTACGGCGCCGCGGTCAGTCTCCGACGGAGTCGAAAACTTAACACGGCATGTGTCAGGCGAAACAAAATGTCTACGGGCATTTTCCGGCGTAAATTGGCCGGGAAATGCCCGTGAAGATGACTGCTGGAGGAACGCCGTTATCGGTGGCTATTGCTGCGCCAGCTCCGCCAGGGCCTCGCGCGCGCGGGCCAGCATGCCGGCCACGTCGGCCGCGTCGGCGCCCGCGGGGCTGCCCGCCACCACGGCGCCGTCCAGATGAGCCGCGTAGCCCTGGTCGGCCTCTTGCAGCAGGCCGTCGGCGGGCAGGCGCTTCATCGCGGCCCCGGCCTGCTTGGGATCGGCATAGGCCTGCGAGGTCAACAGCTCCTCGCCGTCGGCCGCCAGCAGGCGGAAGCGGAAGCTGCCGTCCGCGTCGCGGAAGCTGACGAAGCGCGCGCCCTTGCCGGCCTTGCGGGCCGGCTGGGCCGTCTTGGCGGCCGGCTGCGAGCCGCCCAGGTTGCGCAGGCCCACCGCTTCGCGCAGCACCAGCAGTGCGGGCGCCGCCATGGCGCGGGCCTTCTGTGCGCCGGCCTGCAGGATTTCCTCGATGCGCTCGGGGCGCGCCATCAGCGCGTCGTAGCGTTCGCGCATCGGCGCCAGGATGCCTTCGAGACGGTCGTACAGCGCCGTCTTGGCATCGCCCCAGCCCATGCCGCCCTCGAGTTCTGCCCGAAAGCGCGCGCTTTCCGCGGGCGTGGCGAAGGCGCGATACAGCGTGTACAGGTGCGAGCCCTCGGCGTCCTTCGGCTCGCCGGGCTGGCGCGAATCGGTCACGATGCGCATCACCGCCGAGCGCAGCGCCGACGCGCCGCCCTCGAACAGCGGGATCGTGTTGTTGTAGCTCTTGGACATCTTGCGGCCGTCCAGGCCGGGCAGCGTGGCCACCTCTTCCTCGATGACCACCTCGGGCAGCACGAAGAAGTCGCTGCCATACAGATGGTTGAAACGCTGAGCGATGTCGCGCGCCATTTCCAGGTGCTGGATCTGGTCGCGGCCGACCGGCACCTTGTGGGCATTGAACAGCACGATGTCGGCGGCCATCAGGATGGGATACGAGAACAGGCCCATGGTGACGCCGTCGTCCGGATCCACGCCCTTGGCGGCGTTCTGGTCCACCGACGCCTTGTAGGCGTGCGCGCGGTTCATCAGCCCCTTGGGCGTGACGCAGGTAAGCAGCCAGCACAGCTCGGTGATCTCGGGAATGTCGGACTGGCGATAGAACGTGACTCGCTCGGGGTCCAGGCCCGAGGCTAGCCACGTCGCGGCCAGTTCGAGCCGCGAGCGCGCCACGCGGGCAGGATCGTCGCACTTGATCAGCGCGTGGTAGTCGGCCAGGAAGAAGAACGCGTCCACGCCCGCCTGGGTGCTGGCCTGGATGGCCGGCCGGATGGCTCCGGCGTAGTTGCCCAGATGGGGAGTGCCGGTGGTGGTGATGCCGGTAAGGACGCGGGTGTTCATGACTGCGGCGGATGCGAAGGAAAAGCCGCAGTTTACTCCGGCACGGTATGCGGGCCAGGCGTTGCCGCGGATGTCGCCGTGTCGGCGTCAGGCCCAGGCCCAGGCCAGCACCGGCGCAGCCAGCGCGCACGCGCCGCCGGCGGCCAGCGCCGCGCGGGGCCAGTAGGTAAGGAACCAGATCAGCAGCAGGCCGGCCAGGCTGAGGATGCCGATCCATTCGATCGTGCCGTAGCTCCAGCCCCATGCCGACGCCGAGGCGACCAGCGACAGGGCCAGTCCCAGGGAACCCAGCAGGCGCAGCACCAGGCGATGCTGGCGCGGCATGGCGCGATCGAACACGTCCTCGTAGTGGCGGTCCATGCCCAGGCACAGGGCTGAGAAACCGGCGTATGCCAGGCAGAAGGCGGCAGCGTTCATGCGATCACCTCGGTTCGTAGGCGGCTTGCGCGGCAGCTTCGGCCTGGCCGCGCGGCGACGGATCGACGGCGGGCCGCGCGGCGCGCCGCGAGGCCGCGGGGGCGGAGCCCTGCGCGCTGCGCGCGGCAGCCGCGCGAGAACGGCCGCAACGCCGCGCCACCCAGGCCAGCAATACGCCGCACGCGAGCACGGTCAGGTCGAAGCCCGCCATGACCCAGTCGCCCGCCGGCAGGGACACGCCCAGGTGCCGCGACGTCGTCAGCGCGTTCACGACAGGCAGCAGCATCGACAGCGCCGCGCCCAGCCACAGCAGTTCGCGCCACTTGCCGCGGCCGCGCACGCAGGCATACAGGAAACACAGGCCCCAGGTGATGAAGAAGATGCGGGTTTCCCACAACGCATGTCCGGGCAGGTCCAACGGCAGCAGGCGGTTCGCCCAGAAGTAGGCGGCGCAAGCGACGAAGAGCCCCGCGATCGAGCCCGCGTTCAGCGAGTCCACCATGCGCAGCGAGAACGTGTCCGGCGCGCCCGGCCGCAGCTTCTGGCGCCGTTTGGCGATCCACAGCGCCAGGCCGGTGCCCACCATGGCGGTGCCCGCCATGCTGACCAGGAAGTACAGCCAGCGCAGCAGCGGCTCGGCGAACAGACCCAGGTGCAGGCCGATGATGGTGCCGGCGGTGGTGGCCGCGCCGCTCTGCGCGCTGACTTCGCTGATCAGGCGGCCGTCCACCCCGCTGTAGGTGCGCGTAGGCGCGAGACGGCCGTACGACACCCGGTCGGACGAAGCGCGGCCGACGCTGATGGTTGCCGCCGCATCGCCGGGCCGGTTGACCACCACGCGTCCGATACGGCCGCCTTCCCAGGCCTGTTCGGCCTGCGCCACGATCGGGCCTAGCGGCACAAGTTCGGCCGGCGTTCCGCTGGCCGGCTTCATGGCGAAGGCGGGAAAGGCGTCATCGAAGAATTGCCGCTCGTTGTCGTAGACGGCGAGGATGCCGGCCGGCATCAGCATGGCCGCGAACAGCAGCACGCCGCTGAACGTGATCATCAGGTGAAACGGCAGGCCCAGCACCGACAGCGCGTTGTGCCCGTCCATCCAGGCGCGCTGCCCGCCCTTGCGCGGGCGAAAGGTGAAGAAGTCGGTGAAGATCTTCTTGTGCGTGATCACGCCGCTGATGATGGCCACCAGCATGAACATCCCGGCGATGCTGGCCAGCCAGCGCCCCCAGGGATTGGCCACCTCGAGCTCGAAGTGGAAGCGGTAGAAGAAGTCGCCACCGCGCGTCTCGCGCATCTCGATGGGCTGTCCCGTCGACGGGTCCAGCGTCACGCGCTTGAAGCCGCGCTGGCCGGGCGCCGGCTTGGGGTCCTGATAGCTGATCCTTACCGCCGGCTCGCGTGCGGTGGACGGGGTGATGAACCAGCGGGTCGCATCCGGCGCGTGCTCGCGCAGGTAGTGCTCGGCCACTTCGATCGAGCGCGCCATTGGCACGGCCTGCACGGACACCTCGGGCTGCATCCAGCGCGTGATCTCGGGCCGGAAGAATGCCAGCGTGCCCGTGAGGAACATGGCAAACAGCACCCAGCCGAAGATCAGGCCCGACCAGGTATGCAGCCAGGACATCGCCTGGCGCAATCCCTCCGCCTGCGGCGGGCGGGCGCTGGCTTGCACAGTGGCGCTCATGCCGCCCCCGGCGCGCGCGCCATCCAGTACAGCCCGCCCAGCACCAGCGCGGGCGCCATCACGCCGCCCCAGGCGCGCCATGCGCTATGGGTGGCGAAGACCCACAGCACCGCGCAGGCATAGGCCACGAAGGCGCCCATCTGCGCGGCGATCACCGCATCGACGCGCGGCAGGGGCAGCCAGGCGGCCATGAAGGCGGCGGTGGCTGAAGCCAGCGCGTAACCTCCGGCGATTGCGGCGATGGAACGGGATGCGACGGCGAATCGGTATCGCAGCAGGCTTGCGGAGGGGTCGGGTTTCACGGGCAGCGGGAAGTACGGCGGACAAATCCCACGAATTATAATCATTCTTAATTACAAAAAGGCGGATCGGCCCGCCTTTCGTGCCCGCGGCCGCCCCGCGGGCGGCGATTTCCGCTACAGCTGCACCGTCTGCCGGCGCTCGGATTCCAGGTATTCGCGCGATTGCATCTCGAGTATGCGCGACACCGTGCGATGGAATTCGTTGGACAGCGCGCCCTGGGTGTACAGCTCTTCGGGCGGGCATTCGGCCGACATGATCAGCTTGACCTTGTGGTCGTAGAACACGTCTATCAGCCACGTGAAGCGACGCGCCTCGGAGGCCTGGCGCGGCCCCATGCGCGGCACGTCCGACAGCACGACCGCATGGAAACGGGTGGCCAGTTCGAGGTAGTCGTTCTGCGAACGCGGGCCGCCGCACAGCGTGGCGAAATCGAACCACACCACCGATCCACCCAGCGCATGCGCGCGGATCTCGCGATGCTCGATGTGCAGCACCGGATTGGGCTGGGGCGGCGTGTCCGACAGCTTGCGGAAGGCCTCTTCCAGGGCCTGGCGCGACTGTTCGTTCAGGGGCGTGTGATAGCACTGCACCTGTTCCAGCGCCCGGCGCCGGTAGTCGATGCCGGCATCGACGTTCAGCACGTCCATGCGCTGCTGGATCAGCTGGATGGCGGGAAGGATGCGATCGCGGTGCAGCCCGTCCGGGTACAGCGTGGAGGGCTCGTAGTTCGAGGTCATGACGAACGACGTGCCGTGCTCGAAGAGCTTGAGCAGAAGCCGATACAGGATCATGGCGTCGGCCACGTCCGACACGTGGAACTCGTCGAAGCAAATCAGGCGATAGCGCCTGGCCACGCGGCGCGCCACTTCGTCCAGCGGGTCCTGCGTGCCCTTCACCTCTTCGAGCTCGCGGTGCACGCCGCGCATGAACTCATGGAAGTGCAGGCGCGTCTTGCGCACCACGGGCACGTTCGCGTAGAACGCGTCCATCAGGAAGCTCTTGCCGCGCCCTACCCCGCCCCACAGGTACACGCCGCGCGGCACCTCGGGACGGCTCAGCAGCTTCTTCAGCGCGTTCGAGCGCATGGCCTTGAAGCGGACCCAGTCGTCGTAATAGCGCTGCAGGCGTTCGACGGCCTTCTGCTGCGCCGGGTCGGGCTTGTAGCCGCGCTCGGACAGGGCTTGTTGGTAGTACTCGAGGACGTTCATCTTGGTTGTGTACGCAGCCAGGCAGCAACCGCGACACACGAAACTGGTGCGGCCTGATCGGGGACGCGGCGGATCCGGGCTTTGCCGGTCCGCCTGCGTCGCCCCCTTTTAGGGGAAAGCGCCAGGCGCTTCGGGGGTGGGTACGCCGGCCCTTTAGAAGTTCAGCGTGCGCTTGTCCACCGCCAGGGCGGCTTCCTTGACGGCTTCGGACAGCGTGGGATGCGCGTGGCAGATGCGGGCGATGTCTTCGGCGGCGCCGCGGAACTCCATGATGGTGACCGCTTCGGAGATCAGCTCGGAAGCCATCGGGCCGACGATGTGCACGCCCAGGACCTCGTCGGTCTTGGCATCGGCGATCACCTTGGCGAAGCCGGTGGTGTCGCCCAGCGCGCGCGCGCGGCCGTTGGCCATGAAGGGGAACGAACCGGCCTTGTACTCGCGGCCTTCGTTCTTGAGCTGCTGCTCGGTCTTGCCGACCCACGCGATCTCGGGCGAGGTGTAGATGACCCACGGCACGGTGTCGAAGTTGACGTGGCCATGCTGGCCGGCGATGCGCTCGGCAACCGCCACGCCCTCTTCCTCGGCCTTGTGCGCCAGCATCGGGCCGCGCACCACATCGCCGACGGCCCACACGTTGGGAAGGTTGGTCTTGCAGTCGCCGTCCACGGCGATGAAGCCGCGCTCGTCGAGCTTCAGGCCGACGGCTTCGGCATTCAGGCCGCCGGTGTAGGGCACGCGGCCGATCGACACGATCAGCTTGTCCACCACCAGCTTCTGCTCGCCGCCCTTGGCGTCGGTGTAGGGGATGGTGACCGACTTGCCCGAGGCCTTGGCCTCGCCGATCTTCACGCCCATCTGGATGTCGAGGCCCTGCTTGCCGAAGGCCTTGAGGGCTTCCTTGGCCACCTGCTGGTCGGCCGCCGCCAGGAACTCGGGCATGGCTTCCAGGATGGTGACTTCGGCGCCCAGGCGGCGCCACACGCTGCCCATTTCCAGGCCGATGACGCCGGCGCCGATGACGCCCAGCTTCTTCGGCACGGCGCCGATGTTCAGCGCGCCGTCGTTGGACAGCACGAGCTTCTCGTCGAAGGGCAGGCCGGGCAGTTCGCGCGGCGACGAGCCGGTGGCCACGATGACGTGCCTGGCCACCAGGTCTTCGTCGGCGGTGCCGCTGACCTTGATGGCCCAGCCGCCTTCGACCTGGCCGGCGAACGCGCCCTTGCCATGGACGAAGGTGACCTTGTTCTTCTTGAACAGGTACAGGATGCCGTCGTTGTTCTGCTTGACGACCTTGTTCTTGCGGCCCAGCAGCGTGTCGAGCTTCAGGGTGACGCCCTTGGCTTCGATGCCGTGCTCGGCGAAATGATGGTTGACCTGCTCGAAGTGCTCGGACGACTGCAGCAGCGCCTTGGACGGGATGCAGCCGACGTTGGTGCAGGTGCCGCCGGGAGCCGGGCCGCCTTCGCCGTTCTGCCAGGCGTCGATGCACGCCACGGACATGCCGAGCTGGGCGGCGCGGATGGCCGCGATGTAGCCGCCGGGGCCTGCACCGATGACGACGACGTCGAATTGTTTGGACATGATGGACTCTTGAAAAAGGGTGGGAGAGGTCCGCGGCCGCGGCGGGGCGCTGCATGGCGCGCAGCGGCGGGACCTAGTCTGGAGAGACCTGGTCCGGGGCGGCCGGCGAAGCGCGGCCCGGCCCCGGACCGATGCGGATTACAGGTCCAGCAGCAGGCGCTGCGGATCTTCCAGCGCTTCCTTCATGGCGACCAGGCCCAGCACGGCTTCGCGGCCGTCGATGATGCGGTGGTCATACGACATGGCCAGGTAGTTGATCGGGCGGATCACGATCTGGCCGTTCTCGACCACGGGGCGCTCCTTGGTGGCGTGGATGCCCAGGATGGCCGATTGCGGCGGGTTGATGATGGGAGTGGACAGCATCGAGCCGAACACGCCGCCGTTGGAGATGGAGAACGTGCCGCCGGTCATTTCTTCGATGCCCAGCTTGCCTTCGGCCGCGCGCTTGCCGAAGTCGCCGATGGTCTTCTCGATTTCGGCGATCGACAGCTGGTCGGCGTTGCGCAGGATCGGCACCACCAGGCCGCGCGGGCTGCCCACGGCGATGCCGATGTCGAAGTAGCCGTGGTAGATGATGTCCTTGCCGTCC
Protein-coding regions in this window:
- a CDS encoding bifunctional diguanylate cyclase/phosphodiesterase, translating into MSKSILRRLLLSVSGAVAVILAGVLALSVSAAREYLSGQLQMQSRDAAVALALSLSQPGSADPAVRALLVTALFDGGNFREVSFQDAQGNPVVQRRAGQAHPAVPAWFRDVVPLRARSATQAVSDGWRQMGTVTVVADDTYAWESLWRSCVRMTALVLAAGLLWALSAWFLVRWLRLRVLPELGDEVRALGQGIWEGPPAAPRVSELAGLAQAVNQAREQLRAQAESQAARTESMQAELDRDLVTGAASRKAFLHELECALAESGEEAAAHRRYPMGHVLVFRQRDLAGINRHMHRALVDQWLRMVYDRIHAAVAARRHPGAVLGRLNGSDFALLFPHSTTPVATLLAERLRAELRHLRIPVGEGELCRWALALTNYTHGARVGEVLARLDHALMQAENAGDDRLQLAPEEVPPALTMGESAWKEVIQNGLRLSLYALAVEPVVDLDGHVVRHEAQLTLQASGEAEPMPASMFIPVAVRLDLSADCDLQAVRLGLEWLAQHRGELSVRLSLPSLRQSGFLVQLQRLLVESPALARRLYVEVDAHGLVEQYASIEDLCRLAARMGTRVGLRRLAQQFNALTRLHGLPLAYVKLGGSFVGGLAASPGSQALVSTVIDLASQRDIDVCAEDVPDAATRRVLEQLGVRLMRGPGATV
- a CDS encoding tryptophan--tRNA ligase, with the protein product MNTRVLTGITTTGTPHLGNYAGAIRPAIQASTQAGVDAFFFLADYHALIKCDDPARVARSRLELAATWLASGLDPERVTFYRQSDIPEITELCWLLTCVTPKGLMNRAHAYKASVDQNAAKGVDPDDGVTMGLFSYPILMAADIVLFNAHKVPVGRDQIQHLEMARDIAQRFNHLYGSDFFVLPEVVIEEEVATLPGLDGRKMSKSYNNTIPLFEGGASALRSAVMRIVTDSRQPGEPKDAEGSHLYTLYRAFATPAESARFRAELEGGMGWGDAKTALYDRLEGILAPMRERYDALMARPERIEEILQAGAQKARAMAAPALLVLREAVGLRNLGGSQPAAKTAQPARKAGKGARFVSFRDADGSFRFRLLAADGEELLTSQAYADPKQAGAAMKRLPADGLLQEADQGYAAHLDGAVVAGSPAGADAADVAGMLARAREALAELAQQ
- a CDS encoding DUF3325 domain-containing protein — encoded protein: MNAAAFCLAYAGFSALCLGMDRHYEDVFDRAMPRQHRLVLRLLGSLGLALSLVASASAWGWSYGTIEWIGILSLAGLLLIWFLTYWPRAALAAGGACALAAPVLAWAWA
- a CDS encoding PepSY-associated TM helix domain-containing protein, producing the protein MSATVQASARPPQAEGLRQAMSWLHTWSGLIFGWVLFAMFLTGTLAFFRPEITRWMQPEVSVQAVPMARSIEVAEHYLREHAPDATRWFITPSTAREPAVRISYQDPKPAPGQRGFKRVTLDPSTGQPIEMRETRGGDFFYRFHFELEVANPWGRWLASIAGMFMLVAIISGVITHKKIFTDFFTFRPRKGGQRAWMDGHNALSVLGLPFHLMITFSGVLLFAAMLMPAGILAVYDNERQFFDDAFPAFAMKPASGTPAELVPLGPIVAQAEQAWEGGRIGRVVVNRPGDAAATISVGRASSDRVSYGRLAPTRTYSGVDGRLISEVSAQSGAATTAGTIIGLHLGLFAEPLLRWLYFLVSMAGTAMVGTGLALWIAKRRQKLRPGAPDTFSLRMVDSLNAGSIAGLFVACAAYFWANRLLPLDLPGHALWETRIFFITWGLCFLYACVRGRGKWRELLWLGAALSMLLPVVNALTTSRHLGVSLPAGDWVMAGFDLTVLACGVLLAWVARRCGRSRAAAARSAQGSAPAASRRAARPAVDPSPRGQAEAAAQAAYEPR
- a CDS encoding DUF3649 domain-containing protein, coding for MKPDPSASLLRYRFAVASRSIAAIAGGYALASATAAFMAAWLPLPRVDAVIAAQMGAFVAYACAVLWVFATHSAWRAWGGVMAPALVLGGLYWMARAPGAA
- the zapE gene encoding cell division protein ZapE; the protein is MNVLEYYQQALSERGYKPDPAQQKAVERLQRYYDDWVRFKAMRSNALKKLLSRPEVPRGVYLWGGVGRGKSFLMDAFYANVPVVRKTRLHFHEFMRGVHRELEEVKGTQDPLDEVARRVARRYRLICFDEFHVSDVADAMILYRLLLKLFEHGTSFVMTSNYEPSTLYPDGLHRDRILPAIQLIQQRMDVLNVDAGIDYRRRALEQVQCYHTPLNEQSRQALEEAFRKLSDTPPQPNPVLHIEHREIRAHALGGSVVWFDFATLCGGPRSQNDYLELATRFHAVVLSDVPRMGPRQASEARRFTWLIDVFYDHKVKLIMSAECPPEELYTQGALSNEFHRTVSRILEMQSREYLESERRQTVQL
- the lpdA gene encoding dihydrolipoyl dehydrogenase, which gives rise to MSKQFDVVVIGAGPGGYIAAIRAAQLGMSVACIDAWQNGEGGPAPGGTCTNVGCIPSKALLQSSEHFEQVNHHFAEHGIEAKGVTLKLDTLLGRKNKVVKQNNDGILYLFKKNKVTFVHGKGAFAGQVEGGWAIKVSGTADEDLVARHVIVATGSSPRELPGLPFDEKLVLSNDGALNIGAVPKKLGVIGAGVIGLEMGSVWRRLGAEVTILEAMPEFLAAADQQVAKEALKAFGKQGLDIQMGVKIGEAKASGKSVTIPYTDAKGGEQKLVVDKLIVSIGRVPYTGGLNAEAVGLKLDERGFIAVDGDCKTNLPNVWAVGDVVRGPMLAHKAEEEGVAVAERIAGQHGHVNFDTVPWVIYTSPEIAWVGKTEQQLKNEGREYKAGSFPFMANGRARALGDTTGFAKVIADAKTDEVLGVHIVGPMASELISEAVTIMEFRGAAEDIARICHAHPTLSEAVKEAALAVDKRTLNF